The Candidatus Binatia bacterium genomic interval CCATGCCGATGCCATCGTCGCCGGCGAGGCCGAGGACGTGTGGCCGCAGTTGCTTGCGGACTTCCGCGAACGGCGCACGCGCGGCGTGTACCGCGCCAGCCGCCGGCAAAGCCTGGTCGACCTGCCGCAGATCAACTACACCGAGCTACCCCTGCTGAAGTACGAGGCGTTCAAGACCAGCTGGCTGTACCGGATGTACTTTCACTGGCCGGTGATCTTCTCGCGTGGCTGCCCGCATCCGTGTGAGTACTGTGCGGTACAGAGCTACTACCAACGCAGTTTCCGCACCCGGCCGGTCGCGGAGGTCATCCGGGACCTGCAGACCATCAAGGCGCTCGGGGGTGACCGCATTTTGTTTTTGGACGACAATCCCATCGGCCACCCTGAAGCAGCGAAGGAACTGTTCCGTGCCATGATTCCGCTCAGGATGAAGTGGGCCAGTCAATGCACGATCAACATCGCGCGTGATCCCGAGTTGCTCGACCTGGCTGCCCGCAGCGGTTGCGTCAGCCTCTCGATTGGCCTCGAAAGCATCAACCGGGCGAGCCTCGATTCGGTCAACAAGTCATTCAATCTACCGCAGCACTTTCCCCGCGACCTGGCCGCGATCCGCGGAAAAGGCATTCAGGTGATC includes:
- a CDS encoding radical SAM protein yields the protein MAKSPLIARVRILLVSPTHYNPDGTLQKTTRYWTSGITLPYLKALTPPGHDVTMVDELFYDVDLNGEYDVVGITAMGPQIKRAYDLADHFRQRGVWVVLGGSWVTLTPDASLRHADAIVAGEAEDVWPQLLADFRERRTRGVYRASRRQSLVDLPQINYTELPLLKYEAFKTSWLYRMYFHWPVIFSRGCPHPCEYCAVQSYYQRSFRTRPVAEVIRDLQTIKALGGDRILFLDDNPIGHPEAAKELFRAMIPLRMKWASQCTINIARDPELLDLAARSGCVSLSIGLESINRASLDSVNKSFNLPQHFPRDLAAIRGKGIQVI